The nucleotide window GGTGATGTGACCTTCCCCGTAACACCGCTCTTAGACACGGTCACCCTCCTATGGGCGgtactctctccttcttgaTCGTTTGGGTCTTTTGTCTCTCCGTGTTTTCTCTGGCCTTAATACTCTACACTGGTGGTGagcgtacgtgcgtgtgtgtgacttcgtgctctcctcgttctctgtACGAGGGGGACAATACTCTGCACTGTATTTGCTTATTGgcttttccctccttgcGCTCCGCGATTGGGCAGTGTGTCACTCGTGTCTGAGGCATTCTTCTCGCTTTTAGGCTCTCATACTCTCTCCACCAAATTAGTATTCGCGTAGTTTTCTTAACTCGCAGTCGAGCTTCCGCATCTCCATCATGGCGTCTTTTAAGGAACTGAACGACCGCCTGACGAAGCAGTCGTACGTGTCTGGCTACACCCCAAGCACCGACGATGAAAAGCTCTTTCGCGAGATCTTTGGCGACAATGCAAACGTAGTTCAGTGGGCTGCGCGCATGGCGACGTACTACCCTAGCGAGCGCGCCAATATGCAGCGCCTACCTGTTGAGTCGGAAGACTCCTCGGAAATGAAGTAGGATGATTGGTGTGGCTTTTGCACATGTGCAGAGTCGAATAACGCCTGGTTGTGTGCGTTAGCAGCTTCCTCATCATTGTGTTGTGCGACAGGAGCTACACCTCCAGTCGGAGAGGGCAGTGTGCGAGACAAGAGGTTCCAAAGGCCATTATCGATGCATTTAGCTTCTCGCCTGTACGTGTGTCTGTCCGGTGGCGTCTAAggctgcagcacgcgtgcgcgcaccCACGCTTCCCAGTTGACGAAATGCAAAACCGACGCCGTGTTCTCTACGTGTTTATTTTTGTattttttctgttgttgtgcGGTGACAGTTCCTGtgttgtatgtgtgtgcgtgtgtgtgtgtgtgtgtgcggctcAATTTCaacctcttcctctctcggtTTTCTCGATCAATGTCACTCAACGGCCTGTAGGTGCCCTTTTCATTCTCAAAGCAACTATCCATAACGAGAAGCCGACAGTTCTAGCTGCTCGTAAAGCGGCGGTGGGTGATGAGCGGGACACGCGGGTGGTGCTTCACTTTCGCCTTTAATCCCTTCCcccgaaagagaagcaactCCTACTGTGGTATTCGTTTACTCTCGGTGAGGTTGTCGAAAAGGAGACTCGAATAGTTATGGGTCCCGACACGATTGCAGTGTGTTCGTTTGGGTTCATCGGTGCGCAGACAGTGAGTGGTGTGCCACCACCTATTGCTGCTTGACTGCCAACTTGCCAACAAAAGTTatattttctttttttcttcctttgcCGCTTCCTCTCGTTGTCCTTTACTTAActctctgtccctctttCAAATGCTCCTATCGTTACAGTACTGTGCATCGCAATCCTTTTCCCTACAACACCACGAGACTACATCTCTCGTCATACTACACCTGGTGCTCCGCATTGTTGTCTTTAGCCGCTGGGGACTCAAGGGAGAATGTCTCAGTGTGCATGTGATATGTTTGTGACTGGTATGGCCTGCGCTGAACTGCTGTGCAGCTTTCGCCGAATGCACGCTCATCACTCATAGCTGCTTTCGTATAGAACTGCCCTAGACGTCCGTCTACGCACGCAAACAAGTGCCTGTGCCTATATGCCGGTGCGTGGGTTCTTCAGTCCACactcggcggtggtgctttTTGGTGCCATTGCAGTAAATCTAACCAGAACTCATTATTTGGACGTGGGCTGCGTCTCGGCCGCAGCCAGAATCTATTGGACTGCTTCACAATACTACTATTACGAAAATGTGGTTATGTGTGTCGCGCGCCCACCAGTTTTTCGAAGGCTTCGTCTTGTATTCATCCAACGGCGAATGTCGGTTGACAGAGTCTTCCCCCGTGCCCACGGCCACTGTCGTTTGTCCCACGCCCcgccgctttcttctcccctcttcgctcttcccCATCCCTCTTCTGTGATTACTGTTATCTGCCTCCTTTGCCCAAtcgtctttttttcccttaaACGAAACATGCGCCTCAGTACAGCTATTCCACACGCAAAGCCATAGAGGTCGTTTAATGAGTCATCATGGCCTACATTCACATCTGCCGCCATGGTCAGGATATGGACAACGCGCACGGCATTTTGAACGGACACCGAAACGAGCCGCTCTCTGATCTCGGTCGTAGTCAAGCTGTAACGGTTGCCAACAAGATCAAAGAGAGCGGTGTCAACTACAGCATCATCTACTCCtccccgctgcagcgcgctctTGACACGGCGTCGGTGATTGGTGCCGCGGTGGGCgtgcaggtgcaggtgcgtgcTGACCTAATCGAACGCGACTTCGGCGTTTTGTCAGGAAAGCCGTACAGCGACATATCTAAGTACGCCGGCGATAAGCTGCTACAAGGAGACAAAGTTCTGTACTTTCTGGAAGTTGAGGGCTGTGAAAATTTTGACCAGTGCTACAAACGGGCTCAGGGTGTGCTGGCGGATGTGAATGCGATACACGCTGGTGAGCACGTCCTGCTCGTCTGTCATGGTGACATTGGGAAGATGTTGCAAGCGGCACATGCCAAGGTGGAATGGCAGGAAGGACTTCGGCTCCCCTATTTTGTCAACACCGAGGTGATTGAGCTATAGAGTTGTTGTCGACTGCTTTGATgctcacatacacacatgtgtgtgtctacggGCTTGGTTGCATTGCCACAAAGAAGAATAAGACAGTAAAACGAACTCTCGCAGTGACGGAAATCTGTTTCTCCTTGCGCACtgctggagagagaggaaaggactGCTGGCACTAGCAGTAGTGACTCTGAGGATCTATTTCTGCTTTTCTTGGTGCCACATTCTCGTGGTGTTTGCCTGTTCAGTCGTTTTACACCGCATGGCTGTGTCTATGCCCAGCCTCTGATGTGGATGAGTGAGATATGGACTCTGCAGCACACTCGCCATCATTGccgttttctcttcttcctcgtcttccccGTTGGCTGCCAAATCCTCGTATGGTACCTAAAGGACTTCACGCTGGATCACAGCTTGTCACAACTTTTGTTGTGCAGCACCCAACAACGGAGGTGCAAAACTCCGGTTTTTGTGGGGACTCGTGTGGTCTCTCTCTTAGGCGTGCTCTAGACGCGTCGCTCTCGTTCTTGTTTCGTGCTGCACTCAGAACCCTGCACGACATGCCGCCAAAGCGGTGGGCAAAGCCGAACCAGAAGGGCGCATATGGCGAGAATGCCTGTACGTCTgacgcagtgctgcactTTATATGCAATGGGATCCGCAGTGACAATTTCCTAGGTCTCTCGGAAGAGGAGCTAACTGGAATGGCAACTGAGTTAATGCACGTGAAGACGCgcgcggaggtggcggagtgGGCTAAGACGCTGATGCTATCCGAGGCCTTTGCTGCGGAGGTGACTAAGCGGCGAGAGCAGTCGGGGCCAGCTTTTGAGGGTGAGATTGTTCCCAACACACCGTCCTGCTTGTCTGCGTCGACTGCGGGAGGTGAGTGTGGTACGCTGAATGCAACGAAGCGCGTCACCGGAGCTTCGAAGCGATCGAAACGCGGAGTTAATGTCAATCATCTCCCAAAGacaagcagcgccaccgagGCACTTAGGCCAGGTCGTTTTGAGTGCGGATGCTTTGCCACTGTCCACAACCTGCGTGGAAGCTGTGCCAACTGCGGCCGGATCATCTGCGAGCAGGAGGCAGATGAGGTATGTTACGCTTGTGGACTGGAGCCATCCCGATGCATCGCGTATGAGATCTCGGTCCAGGAAGGCAGGCtgagcgaggcggcgcagcagcgcaatcAGGCGGACTACAAAACAGCTGTGGAACAACGGGACCGCTTGCTGGAGTACGCTCAGAATCGCGCGAAGCGAACTACTGTCATCGACGACCAGTCAGCCACGCTGTTCTCGCCGCAGAGTACGTGGTTGTTGCCAGAGGAGCGCCGAGCAGCTGAGAAGTCTGCCGCGGAAATtgagcggcagcacaacaTCGAGCTCAtgcaccgccagcgcggcACCTACCAAGTGCACATGGAGTTTGTGTCGCAGAACCTGCCGCTGGGGGCGCGGAAAGAGAATTCCGGAGGCATGGACGCCGTTCCCGGTGTCGCggaggctgctgcggaggacgaggagacgGGAGGAGCGGGTGAAATAGTCGTACCCACTGGGGCAGAGCCGCTACCGTCGTTGTTGCATAAAATCTGGTACAGCCCCGACGGCAGGCGAGTCGAGTCAGAGCCTAGTGGCAAGAGGGACAAGAACGGAGGCGGAcgttgcagcagcgttgTAGACGTAAACTTGCCAGGGCAGGAGGGGACGTCGGTGCCTCTGACATCACGACCAACGCAGCGCCATTTTGACGATGTGTCTCGACGAGTACAGCAGCACTACTTTGAAGACGACGTGGAGGTGTTTGCTGCggaagcagaggaggcggagagggcaaAATCGGAGCTCATTGTTGTGCCTCAAGCGCTACTcacggaggagaagggtTCAGCAATGGAGTACGACACCGAAGCCACCAATGCCTCCCTCCACCCGGAGCTCGTGAATCGGTCTGCTGCTACGCTGTCCTCTCGCTTTGCTGTGACAACCATTATGCGCAATACAGATGATGGCATTTGCTTGTCCATGCATCAGCCGTGGGCAAGCCTGCTCGTGGCTGGTATAAAACGACATGAAGGTCGCGTGTGGGGGACCACGTATCGAGGTCGTCTGTGGATTCACGCGACCTCGTCGAAGCCTACCAACGTGGAGGAGGTAGGGGCGTATTACTCGAAGTTTGTGGCCCCAGGTCAAGTGCTCCCAAAGCACTACCCTACCAAGGTACTCCTTGGGTACGTCTATGTAACGGACTGCCTTGATCGAGAGGCATACGAGGCCGCGTTTAAGCCGGCGGAGCGCCAAGAGGAGTCACCGTACTCTTTCATTTGTGTGGAGCCAAAGGTGCTACCTTTTCCATTGCCCATGAACGGCAGCCATAAGCTGTTCACCCTTGAGCACCGCGTACACACCGCTGCACGAAAGCAGCTGGGTGAAGCGTATTGAGGGTGTGCAGGTGAGGGGTACGGGCGGTTGCATTGGGCCGGCGAACCCGGCCAGGTGGGGTGCACGTGTAGCGGGACTTTGGGTGTTTCGCTTTTAGTCTCTCGACGCCGTGCTCTTTGTGAGTTTTGTCTCTTATGTGATGTGTTGAGCTGATACCGCGGGTGCGAGCGTCGTGTTTCCACTTTGTGTCATCTCACTTTGGGTTACAGGAAAGACGAGTGCTTTCTGTCTGCAATGCACCCTAATGTTACACCCAGCGGGTGAAAGGCTGTTGTGTCTAGGGGGTGGAGCAAGGCCTACGCCATGCACTCTGCGGGCCTTTTGGTCTGTCGTCGAAGCTCCAAAGGGATGACCAACACCGATTTGCGCTTGTCCTTAGTCCATCGGAACGGCTTCGTTGCTCGTAAAGGGATGTGCTGTGCGTGAAGAGGTTGACATGTACTTGCCGGGTGTTTCAGTCGGTCTTGAGAGGTGGGGAACAAAGAGTGGAATGTATCACCACCATTGCTGTTGCTGGCTTCTTATCGTCTTTTacttccttcccttccccatctccgtctctctcgcactcTTTTACTACTGCATCTGCTCTGCTTTGGCATCATGTCTACGAACCACGCTTGTTGTGCTCCTCTtacgcctctctcacccaACGGCTACTTCTCATTGGGCAACTGAGTGTGCGCGCGGAGTGGGGCACTGGAGACTTACTGCGAGACTTCCATAGCGCCTTCAGACGCAGGTCGATCTGTTTCGCAGCGCCGCTTGTGGGGCAGCCTCTCCCTTTTATTTGCTTTATTTTTAGTGCGTCTTTAGCTCGAAAATTGCTCCCTTGCGCTCGTGCGCGCGCCTACACGTCCATGCCTAAGCGTGTGCGCGATGCTGATGACGACCTAGGGCCATCCACCTCGGAGAGCGGAGAGACGGACTCAATGAAGGACACCGTATCTGGCACCAGTGCCATGTACGAGAGGCTTCACGGTCCTCTTGATGATGATTCGTCTCTTGCCAGCAGCACTACCACGACTTCTTCCCTCGACCCCGAGGACTCAGAAGACGATAACACATCAaagcgtctgctgctgtacgCCAAGGTGACGGCAGGCGCAAAGGCACAAGCAGCAGGCTCAATgtccgctgcggctgccgcagcacaaAGCGGCCCTGCCGCATTTCTGCGAGGTTTGAATAGCAGCACTAGTACCACCTCCgcgagtgctgctgcggcggcgctgaatCGCCTGAAATCGGAGCTGCTCAAGCCAGTGGCACAGCCGACGGCCTTGACCGTGGTGAATGCGGAGGATGAATCCGCTCATGTTCTTACCAGCATCGTGTCGCGgaagctgccgccaccgccagcgggTGATGCCAAGAAGCTGCGTCAGCTGGCCTACGTTGACCACAGCCAGATGCACTACGCTCCCATTCGCACAGACTTCTATGTGGTCCCGCCGGACATGACGAACCTCACCGCTGACGAAATGCGGGCTTTGCTAAAGGAACTGGATGGGGCCAAGGTTCATGGGCAGAATGTGCCGCGACCAATGCGCTCTTGGGACGGCACCGGACTGCCGGATcgcgtgctggaggagctggagaagcacGGGTATAGGTGCCCTTTCGCAGTGCAGTCGCTCGGCTCACCCGCGCTAATGAGCGGACGCGACTTACTCCTCACTGCAAAGACGGGGTCAGGCAAAACGCTCTGTtacgcgctgccgctcctccggCATTGCGCGGACCAGCCGCGGTGTGAGAAGGGTGAGGGCCCCATAGGGCTGGTACTTGTTCCCACGCAGGAGCTCGCTGTGCAAGTATTCACGCTGCTCAACGAGTTGGGCGAGGCCGCCGGGCTACGCTGTGTCGCCTCGTACGGCAGCACGTCGCTAGCGGAGAACATCCGGCACGCCAAGACAGGGTGCGAGATGATGGTGGCGACGCCGGGTCGACTGCTAGACCTTCTCACCGTGAACGGCGGCAAAGCAATGAGCCTGTCGCGCGTTTCCTTTGTCATCGTTGACGAGGCAGATCGCCTCTTCGACAGCGGCTTCATGGAGCACGTGGAAGCCTTTCTGAAGAACATACGCCCCAACCGCGTAACGGGTATGATAAGCGCTACGATGCCGAAAGAGCTGCGCGGGGCGGTAGTGCAGCACCTTCAGAACCCTGTTGTCATCTCCGTCGGCGGAAAACCAACGCCTGCGTCAAATGTCGAGCAGCAGTTTTTCTTCGTCGATGAGGAGGTGTACGACGCGAACAACATCAAGGCAGACATGACCCCACGTCTTGTGAagctgcttgcgctgctgggcgaggagggcggcaACGGTCAGAACCTGATCCTCATCTTCACACAGCggaaggaagaggtggaCGAGTTGTTGGGGCGGCTCACGACCTTGGGCTACGCAAACCGCGTGGCGACACTCTACAGCGGGATGGATCCCATCGACCGCGAGTTCGCGCTTGAGCACTTTGCCCCAGGCAAACAGTTCATCCTTGTCGCCACTGCAGTCGCAGAGCGCGGTTTGGATATTCCGTACCTCGGCCTCGTCATTAACTACCGCTTGCCGAACCATTATGAAGCGTATGTGCATCGTATTGGCCGCACCGGCCGGGCCGGCCGCAGCGGGCGTGCCGTGAGCTTTTTCACCCGCGGCAAGGATGACGACATCGCACCGGAGCTGGTGGAAGGGCTTGAGCGCGCGGAGCAGCGGGTTCCAGAGGAGCTGTACGAGGTTGCCGAGAAGGTGCGAGCCCTGCGCAAGTCTGGCGATGCTCGGTACAACAGCGGCTTTTTTCGCGGCTACCGCGACGCGAAGGTGCAGTTCTTCACTGATCGCAAtaagaaggagaaggtgcgggAGGCTGCCCGCGCGGCCGGGTTGGAGCAGTTTctgagctcctcctcctcttccgacTCGGATGCCTCTAGCGACGAGGATGCCAACATCACTGCGGTGCCCGTGCAATCCAGGGCTCGTGCTGCGtcagtggaggaggcaggggCGAACGCGATGGCGCTGATGCTGCACCGTGGTGCACTAAACGGCGCGTTGACTTTGTCCTCTGCGCAGGAGGACCGCATCTCCAAAGCCCTGGCATTCGCGCAGAAGACAACCACGgcggccacggcggcggcagacgAGATGACGACGGTGCGCTTTCAGAGCGAGTACCCCATCAACGACTTGCCGGATGCCGTTCGCGGCAAGCTGCAGAGCGGTACGTTTATGCGCTCTGTCGCTGAGATGACGGAGACGTCATTGATCCGCAAGGGTGTGTACTTCGATCCACGCTACAAGCACTCTCGGCGGatgaaggaaggagagaagccaTTGTATCTTCTGGTAGTCGGAAAGTCCATGGAAGCGGTGCGGGCAGCTCGCAACAAGCTCGACGAGGTAAAGGCAGAGCTACTGAGCAAACAGAAGAAGACGGTGTCTGTGACGGGGGCCACTCTCTAGTCGCTGACGTAttcgcttctttttcgttttgcttCAGTGCCTGTACGCCGTTAGAGTGCACCTGTGCAGGGCGCTCTCTGCTATTCCTCCTCGATGTGCTACGGCGCTGTGACGATGCTGCGTTTAGGTGCTGATGGGTTCTCAGTCGTGATGTGTCCCCAcatgtgtatgtgttttGGTGAGTCTAGGTGACCGTTCTCAGCGGGAAGACGACGGCCGAGGGGGGTAGCGGCGACACAGGCAGACATGAACGGCTTGGCTCTCGAGTCCTCGCCACAGACGCTGCTCTACTGGTCGTCGCGCCGCTGAGACTGACGCAGACGATCAGTTGCACTCCTTTGCGAATACTCCAGTGGAAAGGACAAGCTGAACggggcgacagcggcagctgcaacggCAAAGAAGACTGCGTCAGGAGGCCACCGACGATGACGGGggggctgttgctgccttTCTCATCACCTTTGGGTTCCCTGATGGATGTTGAGAGGGTGGGAGACAGCCTCTTTGTGATTTGATGCACAGTTATCTGAGCTCGCCTTTTGAACGGTAGTCTGCCAGTTCATCACATCTGTGTCCCGTCTCGGTAGCCGCTTCGTGAGGagaatgcgctgcagcgatgcgACGGTCAGGAATGGCTGGACaagccttctctctcttttccttacGCAGGTCTCTAGCGTCTAGCCGGTGCCAAGGCATCGGTCTGCGCACAGCGAAAACGCCACCGTCTTTGCTGGCACTCTCGTGAAGGCGTCGTGCAATtacttcttctcttgctctcctgaccctcccttttctttgccgtGCCTCTGGAACCATCAAACGCCCTCGCTCATTCATCGTTGTTCGCCCGTCAACAACACCTACATACGTCCACGAATAAGCGACTGGGTTGCAAGCTAACAAGCAAACGACGGCAATAGAGGCGTCAGGAGCACGAAGTGTTTTCGAGCACGTAAGCTGCTCGCCATAAAGGTGTCGATTGTGGGTGTTGGTGAATGCTGCTGGCCCACTGCTCCAtctctccgccttctctaAATGCGTGCTAAGCAGGGCTTTAAGTACCCGTGAAACGAACCCTGATGAAAGGCAGGtaggggtgtgtgtggtggatTCAGTCTGCTATCGTCAGTCGCGTGGTCTCGGTGCATTGCTGACTTGCATTGTTTCCGTTTTGCTTGTTGTGtgctttgctctttttttgAGTTGCCACGCATGTCGCTCGCCGCCTTTTCGCAGTACTCTCTTGCGGCGGTGGTACGCAGCCTCCGCAGTGCTCCGGGCGggacagaggaggcggcagtggaCAAGTACATCGCAGACACGAAGAATGAGGCAAACGTTGCAGATCCGCAGGTCAAGATGGTGGCGATTCAGAAGGCAACTTATTTTTATATGCTTGGGTACAGCTCGCAGTACGCGAACTTCCGCATTGTAGAGCTGATGGCGagtcctttttttcttc belongs to Leishmania panamensis strain MHOM/PA/94/PSC-1 chromosome 8 sequence and includes:
- a CDS encoding phosphoglycerate mutase protein, putative (TriTrypDB/GeneDB-style sysID: LpmP.08.0060); this translates as MAYIHICRHGQDMDNAHGILNGHRNEPLSDLGRSQAVTVANKIKESGVNYSIIYSSPLQRALDTASVIGAAVGVQVQVRADLIERDFGVLSGKPYSDISKYAGDKLLQGDKVLYFLEVEGCENFDQCYKRAQGVLADVNAIHAGEHVLLVCHGDIGKMLQAAHAKVEWQEGLRLPYFVNTEVIEL
- a CDS encoding ATP-dependent DEAD/H RNA helicase, putative (TriTrypDB/GeneDB-style sysID: LpmP.08.0080), translated to MPKRVRDADDDLGPSTSESGETDSMKDTVSGTSAMYERLHGPLDDDSSLASSTTTTSSLDPEDSEDDNTSKRLLLYAKVTAGAKAQAAGSMSAAAAAAQSGPAAFLRGLNSSTSTTSASAAAAALNRLKSELLKPVAQPTALTVVNAEDESAHVLTSIVSRKLPPPPAGDAKKLRQLAYVDHSQMHYAPIRTDFYVVPPDMTNLTADEMRALLKELDGAKVHGQNVPRPMRSWDGTGLPDRVLEELEKHGYRCPFAVQSLGSPALMSGRDLLLTAKTGSGKTLCYALPLLRHCADQPRCEKGEGPIGLVLVPTQELAVQVFTLLNELGEAAGLRCVASYGSTSLAENIRHAKTGCEMMVATPGRLLDLLTVNGGKAMSLSRVSFVIVDEADRLFDSGFMEHVEAFLKNIRPNRVTGMISATMPKELRGAVVQHLQNPVVISVGGKPTPASNVEQQFFFVDEEVYDANNIKADMTPRLVKLLALLGEEGGNGQNLILIFTQRKEEVDELLGRLTTLGYANRVATLYSGMDPIDREFALEHFAPGKQFILVATAVAERGLDIPYLGLVINYRLPNHYEAYVHRIGRTGRAGRSGRAVSFFTRGKDDDIAPELVEGLERAEQRVPEELYEVAEKVRALRKSGDARYNSGFFRGYRDAKVQFFTDRNKKEKVREAARAAGLEQFLSSSSSSDSDASSDEDANITAVPVQSRARAASVEEAGANAMALMLHRGALNGALTLSSAQEDRISKALAFAQKTTTAATAAADEMTTVRFQSEYPINDLPDAVRGKLQSGTFMRSVAEMTETSLIRKGVYFDPRYKHSRRMKEGEKPLYLLVVGKSMEAVRAARNKLDEVKAELLSKQKKTVSVTGATL
- a CDS encoding hypothetical protein (TriTrypDB/GeneDB-style sysID: LpmP.08.0070); protein product: MPPKRWAKPNQKGAYGENACTSDAVLHFICNGIRSDNFLGLSEEELTGMATELMHVKTRAEVAEWAKTLMLSEAFAAEVTKRREQSGPAFEGEIVPNTPSCLSASTAGGECGTLNATKRVTGASKRSKRGVNVNHLPKTSSATEALRPGRFECGCFATVHNLRGSCANCGRIICEQEADEVCYACGLEPSRCIAYEISVQEGRLSEAAQQRNQADYKTAVEQRDRLLEYAQNRAKRTTVIDDQSATLFSPQSTWLLPEERRAAEKSAAEIERQHNIELMHRQRGTYQVHMEFVSQNLPLGARKENSGGMDAVPGVAEAAAEDEETGGAGEIVVPTGAEPLPSLLHKIWYSPDGRRVESEPSGKRDKNGGGRCSSVVDVNLPGQEGTSVPLTSRPTQRHFDDVSRRVQQHYFEDDVEVFAAEAEEAERAKSELIVVPQALLTEEKGSAMEYDTEATNASLHPELVNRSAATLSSRFAVTTIMRNTDDGICLSMHQPWASLLVAGIKRHEGRVWGTTYRGRLWIHATSSKPTNVEEVGAYYSKFVAPGQVLPKHYPTKVLLGYVYVTDCLDREAYEAAFKPAERQEESPYSFICVEPKVLPFPLPMNGSHKLFTLEHRVHTAARKQLGEAY
- a CDS encoding hypothetical protein (TriTrypDB/GeneDB-style sysID: LpmP.08.0050): MASFKELNDRLTKQSYVSGYTPSTDDEKLFREIFGDNANVVQWAARMATYYPSERANMQRLPVESEDSSEMK